Proteins co-encoded in one Govania unica genomic window:
- a CDS encoding DNA polymerase III subunit delta' has product MTTIVDTASIEIGAGLPQKSSDLLGHYEAETSFLSAHASGRLHHAWLISGPRGVGKATLAFRMARFLLANPPVDADGGLFGDILPPTLPTNLDLSPDHPVFQRIAAGSHGDLMSVACSENDKGAMRTEIVVDDVRKLVNFFSKTSAEGGWRVAIVDSADELNRNAANALLKVLEEPPANAVLILLAHASGRVLPTIQSRCRRLVLRPLEESSVNAFLALRRPDLPERDRLLLTRLAEGSPGLALRLAAANGLTLYRKLLDYLGGMPQVAPRAVLELAELVTGKGNDENYAIFGLLLGGLLGRIARAASGAMITAIPEEAEVLARLAGMAGLDPWIEVWEKSTSLIQRTDAINLDRKQSVIVILNEIAAVTRF; this is encoded by the coding sequence ATAACGACCATAGTCGACACTGCCAGCATAGAAATCGGCGCCGGTTTACCGCAAAAATCGAGCGATCTGCTCGGTCATTACGAAGCCGAAACGTCTTTTCTGTCTGCTCATGCGAGCGGTCGGCTGCATCATGCCTGGCTCATTTCCGGCCCGCGAGGGGTAGGGAAGGCGACTCTGGCCTTTCGTATGGCGCGGTTTCTGCTGGCTAATCCCCCGGTGGATGCTGACGGCGGGCTGTTTGGTGACATATTGCCCCCCACATTGCCGACAAATCTTGATCTCTCGCCCGATCATCCTGTTTTTCAGCGCATCGCCGCCGGAAGCCATGGCGACCTCATGTCCGTGGCCTGCAGCGAGAACGACAAGGGTGCCATGCGCACGGAAATCGTTGTCGATGATGTGCGGAAACTGGTCAATTTCTTCTCGAAAACCTCGGCCGAGGGCGGCTGGCGGGTGGCCATCGTCGACAGTGCCGACGAACTCAACCGCAACGCCGCCAACGCGCTTCTGAAGGTGCTCGAAGAACCCCCGGCCAACGCCGTTCTGATCCTGCTGGCCCATGCGTCGGGGCGGGTGCTGCCAACGATCCAGTCACGCTGCCGCCGCCTGGTGTTGCGGCCGCTTGAGGAATCCTCGGTCAATGCCTTTCTGGCGCTGCGTCGTCCGGATCTGCCCGAACGCGACCGGCTGCTGCTGACCCGTCTTGCGGAAGGCAGCCCCGGCCTGGCCCTTCGGCTTGCGGCGGCGAACGGCTTGACGCTCTATCGCAAGCTATTGGATTACCTTGGCGGTATGCCGCAGGTGGCGCCACGCGCCGTGCTTGAGCTTGCGGAGCTTGTCACCGGCAAGGGCAATGACGAAAATTATGCGATCTTCGGGCTTTTGCTCGGCGGATTACTTGGCCGGATCGCCCGGGCGGCGAGCGGAGCCATGATCACCGCCATTCCTGAAGAAGCCGAGGTGCTCGCCCGGCTCGCCGGTATGGCCGGCCTTGATCCCTGGATCGAGGTGTGGGAAAAGAGCACCAGCCTGATTCAGCGTACTGACGCTATCAATCTCGACCGGAAACAGAGCGTTATCGTGATCTTGAACGAGATCGCCGCCGTCACCCGGTTCTGA
- the tmk gene encoding dTMP kinase: MTRIVERGCFITFEGGEGTGKSTQIRLLADRLEQYGIEVFVTREPGGTPSGEAIRSLLVTGATDRWLPVTEALMHTAARAEHVKRFIEPALERGIWVLSDRFIDSSRAYQGIGQGLGVPLIDDLTRLAIGDFLPDLTFVLDLPVAAALPRAQTRPGNEDRYERMGHAFHERLRQAFLDIALGEPDRCRIIDAAPSIELVAERLWDETRQALLS; this comes from the coding sequence ATGACCAGAATTGTCGAACGCGGCTGTTTCATTACCTTTGAAGGCGGCGAGGGGACGGGGAAATCGACCCAGATCCGCTTGCTCGCCGACCGGTTGGAACAGTACGGCATTGAAGTCTTTGTCACCCGCGAACCCGGTGGCACCCCGTCGGGCGAAGCCATTCGGTCGCTGCTGGTGACAGGCGCGACCGATCGCTGGTTACCGGTGACCGAAGCGCTGATGCATACGGCGGCTCGGGCGGAACATGTAAAGCGCTTTATCGAACCCGCTCTTGAACGCGGCATCTGGGTGCTGTCGGATCGCTTTATTGACAGTTCCCGCGCTTATCAGGGGATCGGGCAGGGGCTTGGGGTTCCGCTTATTGATGATCTGACCCGGCTAGCGATTGGCGACTTTCTCCCTGACCTTACGTTTGTGCTCGACCTACCGGTTGCAGCCGCCTTACCACGTGCCCAGACCCGTCCCGGTAATGAGGATCGCTACGAACGCATGGGCCATGCTTTTCACGAGCGGCTGCGTCAGGCGTTCTTGGATATAGCGCTTGGCGAACCCGACCGTTGCCGGATCATAGACGCAGCCCCATCTATCGAGCTGGTGGCAGAGCGGCTGTGGGATGAAACGCGTCAGGCGCTGCTGTCTTAA
- a CDS encoding D-alanyl-D-alanine carboxypeptidase family protein yields the protein MSLYIFRRAAFSLTVALLAATSVPALAAPPYQTTAKNAILIDMDTGTVLFEKDADVQIHPASMSKLMTTYIVFEQLKKGALKLTDTLPVSEEIWRKWRANKGSTMFLNVGDRPTIEDLVRGIVIQSGNDACDVIAEGLGGSEEGFAVWLNKKAKELGLKGSHFVNASGWPNPEHVVTVRDLATLSERIIRDFPEYYHYFKEESFVYSGVKQGNRNPTLGVVPGADGLKTGHSDEAGYGVTLSAIQNGRRIVAVIAGMSSMSERAKESERVLNYGFNNFKSYKLFERGQMVEEAPLWLGDQDTVPLVADRDVKVLMGRLDRSDLKVKVVYDSPVAAPLKEGQVVGKIVVSVPDHANQEFPLVAGAAIGELSGFGRVSAAISQLIWGPAKSTAAKPAH from the coding sequence ATGTCGCTATATATATTTCGCCGCGCCGCCTTTAGCCTGACCGTTGCTTTATTAGCCGCCACTTCTGTGCCGGCTTTGGCTGCGCCGCCTTATCAAACCACGGCCAAGAACGCGATCCTGATCGATATGGATACGGGCACGGTGCTGTTTGAAAAAGACGCCGACGTGCAGATCCATCCGGCGTCCATGAGCAAGCTCATGACCACCTATATCGTGTTCGAGCAGTTGAAAAAGGGCGCGCTCAAGCTGACCGACACCCTGCCGGTGAGTGAGGAAATCTGGCGCAAATGGCGGGCCAACAAGGGGTCGACCATGTTCCTCAATGTCGGCGACCGTCCGACCATTGAAGATCTGGTGCGCGGTATCGTCATTCAATCCGGGAACGATGCCTGCGACGTTATCGCCGAAGGTCTTGGTGGGTCGGAAGAAGGATTCGCGGTCTGGCTTAACAAGAAAGCCAAGGAACTCGGCCTCAAAGGCAGCCATTTCGTCAATGCGAGCGGCTGGCCTAACCCCGAGCATGTGGTGACAGTGCGCGATCTCGCGACCCTGTCGGAACGCATTATCCGCGATTTCCCTGAATATTATCATTATTTCAAGGAAGAGAGCTTCGTCTATTCGGGTGTCAAGCAAGGCAACCGGAACCCAACGTTGGGTGTTGTTCCGGGTGCGGACGGTCTCAAAACCGGCCATTCCGATGAAGCCGGTTACGGCGTGACGCTGTCGGCCATCCAGAACGGCCGCCGCATTGTCGCGGTCATTGCCGGGATGTCCTCTATGAGCGAACGGGCCAAGGAATCAGAGCGCGTGCTCAATTACGGCTTCAACAATTTCAAAAGCTACAAGCTCTTTGAACGTGGCCAGATGGTTGAGGAAGCTCCGCTTTGGCTTGGCGATCAGGACACCGTGCCGCTTGTGGCCGACCGCGATGTGAAAGTGCTGATGGGACGGCTTGACCGTTCGGACCTCAAGGTCAAGGTTGTCTATGACAGCCCGGTGGCCGCGCCGCTCAAAGAAGGTCAGGTTGTCGGCAAAATCGTCGTCTCGGTTCCTGACCATGCCAATCAGGAATTCCCCCTGGTGGCCGGTGCCGCCATCGGAGAATTGAGCGGTTTTGGCCGTGTCAGCGCAGCCATCAGCCAGCTCATCTGGGGCCCGGCCAAATCCACTGCTGCCAAACCAGCCCACTGA
- a CDS encoding septal ring lytic transglycosylase RlpA family protein: MGWAIIRLIGGVLPIAALLAACATTPQKSQAPDLSGAKIGKPYQINGRWYYPKAEPDYDRTGVASWYGPGFHGKSTANGENYDQNALTAAHTTLPLPTYVRVTNLENGRSLILRINDRGPFAKDRIIDVSRRAAQLLGFHGTGTTQVRVQVIAPDQNSPEIMQAKAQEKQIGPDVVAVPRDEIAVATIEAKPLDPPPATTYSQASIQQPTAAIEIMQPSQTPVPIKKGEHIFVQAGAFAAAENAQRLAALLQVISAVETVPVNRADGQTLYRVRLGPLSSMDEADAVLSQVVARGHGNARIVVD, encoded by the coding sequence ATGGGTTGGGCTATCATTCGTCTGATCGGCGGCGTTTTGCCGATCGCTGCTCTGTTGGCAGCCTGCGCTACAACACCACAAAAGTCGCAGGCTCCTGACCTGTCGGGAGCAAAGATCGGCAAGCCCTATCAGATCAATGGTCGCTGGTACTATCCAAAGGCCGAGCCGGATTATGACAGAACTGGCGTGGCCTCCTGGTATGGTCCGGGCTTTCATGGCAAGTCGACCGCCAATGGCGAGAACTATGACCAGAATGCCCTGACCGCAGCCCACACGACTTTGCCTCTGCCGACCTATGTCCGCGTCACCAATCTTGAGAACGGGCGGTCTCTTATCTTACGCATCAATGATCGCGGTCCGTTTGCCAAGGACCGCATCATTGACGTGTCGCGTCGCGCTGCCCAGTTGCTTGGCTTCCACGGCACCGGCACCACACAGGTGCGGGTGCAGGTGATCGCGCCTGACCAGAATTCACCCGAAATCATGCAGGCCAAGGCCCAGGAAAAGCAAATCGGTCCCGATGTGGTGGCCGTGCCGCGGGACGAGATTGCCGTGGCGACAATCGAGGCCAAACCGCTCGATCCGCCGCCTGCCACCACTTATTCTCAGGCCAGTATCCAGCAGCCGACTGCTGCGATCGAAATCATGCAGCCATCACAGACCCCGGTGCCGATCAAGAAGGGCGAGCATATTTTCGTCCAGGCCGGAGCCTTCGCCGCCGCTGAAAACGCCCAACGCCTTGCTGCTTTGCTGCAGGTCATCAGCGCGGTCGAGACTGTGCCCGTGAACCGGGCTGACGGGCAGACGCTGTATCGTGTGCGCCTCGGCCCGCTGAGTTCCATGGACGAGGCCGACGCGGTTCTCAGTCAAGTTGTCGCGCGCGGTCATGGCAATGCCCGGATCGTTGTCGACTGA